TGACTTGTGCACTTACCTGAGCTTGAGCAGGTGTTTGTGTCTCAGTTGGTAACTGGCTTGCAGTATGAGCTTGAGTTTGTACTTGCGTGCCAGCCAGTGCTGCTAGGGTGCTTTGGCTAATTTGCGCTTGTTGTTGCAAGAACAGAGTATGGCTTTGCAGCGTTTGCGCTTGATGCTGGTGGAACATTTCCATCGAGCGTTGCAGGCTTTCTGGAATAGCTAGACCTGCAGCAACCAATTTGCTGTGCTCAGCCATAAGCTGACTGAAGGTTTCGCCATATTGTTGCGGAATAGCCAGGAACTGTTGGTGCAGCTCGGCAGCTTGTTGCTGAGCGTTGAAAAACGCCGAGAGGTTAGTGTCACTGCTTGGCAGTGCTTGATTGATATTTGGTTTTTTCACGATAGTCTCGTTCATATTTGCAACGCTCGCTGCATTGACACTTGCATTATTGGCAACTGAAGCCGCTGGTTTTTTAACGACCTTGATAACTTCTTTCTCTACTTCGACTTCAACAATCTTTTCGACGACAGTTTCAACAACTTTCTCAACGATTTGACTGCTGATCTCACCTGTCTCAAGTGATTTTTGCATCTTGGCTCTCGTCGCTGGGCTGATGTAGTTAACGCCGCTTAGTTTGACGTTCATACCTTTGACTTCAGCTTCAGCGGCAATCTCCGCTTGGTAAGGGTCGATGTTGGCAATGGTTTGTCCAAGTACGCTTAATTGCATAGCGGCTATGCGTAGCTGCGTGTCGCTATCTGCTTTTGGTTTTGGATTTAAGCTAATCACAGCTACATCGCTATGCTTGCCCAAGGTCGCTTCAACCAGTTTTTGCAGAATGTTTTTAGGACCAAATTCTACAAACACGCGTGCACCTGCGTCATACATAGCAATTAGCTGCTCAGTAAAACGTACCGACTGCAACATGTGCTGCTTGAAAGCTGACTTAATTGACTTGCCGTTGCTTGGGTAAACTTGTGCTGTCGCGTTTGAATAGAGTTCAAGCTTGCTGGCGCTAAATTTCACCTTGTCGATGGCATCAGCAAATGGCTTTTGCGCATGACCGACAAGTGGCGTGTGGAACGCACCTGATACTGGTAGGTTAATAGCCTTAAAGCCAAGCTCAGTAATAGCCTTCGCCGCATCGGCGCAAGTGTCGGTTGGACCTGCAATCACTAGCTGAGTCGCGCTGTTGTAGTTAGCAACTTTTACGCCGTCAAACTTAGCAATAATTTGCTCAAGTGTGCTGATGTTGCTGGCATTGGCTTCATCTTGCTCGTCGCCTGTTAAGATAATGGCGTACATGGCGCCTTTGTCTTTAGCTTTGCCGTCAGCATCTAGCGCATCGCTTGCCATGGCAGCGCCGCGGGCAAATGCTAGCTGGTAGTAATCATCTGTTGAGATAACCTTGGCAGCGCATAATGCTGAAAGCTCACCAAAGCTATGGCCTGCTACCATATCGGCGCTAAAACCTGCCTGAGTGAATAGCTCATATTGACCCATACTCATCGCACCTATCGCGCTTTGAGCATTATTGGTTTGCGTCAGCAGCGCTGCTTGCGCGTCTTTGTCGGCTTTTTCGAATGCCGGAATAGGGTAAAGTACCCGTGATAATAATGTTTTGCCATTAGCGTTAAACACGCTATCGGCTTTCATCACTTGCGCACGCATCTCAGGGTACAAGCAGCTTAGCTCGATGCCCATATTGACGTACTGTGAACCTTGACCAGCAAATAAGGCAGCGACTTTATTCGGTGCGCTGCTTGAATCGATTAACGCAGCTGCGCGGTAACTGGTGCCTGATGGCAACTGCCATGCAGCTTCATCTGAGGCGAGCTTTTTAATCGCTTGTTCAAGCTGAGTTTTTAACTCATTGAGACTGCTTGCTACTAAGCCTAAACGCGGCGTATTTGCATCCAATACTCGCACAGGATTGGTGTTGGCGATTTGGCAAAGGGCTAAATAATTGCTGTTGCTACCGCGGTTTTCAGTTTGTTTGCTTAGCGCAGCATTGGCATCGATAGCAGCATTAACTTGATTGATAACATCATTAGCTAATGAGCTTAACTCGGCCTTGCTGTTTGCGCTTAACAACAGGCTTTGCGGCACCTGACGCTGACGGTATTTGTCACCACGTTGATGCTCGCTATTGTATTCTTCAAGCGCAAGGTGGAAGTTAGTGCCACCAAAACCAAACGAGCTAATACCTGCTCGGCGCGGCGTGTTGTTGGCATCTGGCAACCAAGGGCGCGTTTGACTGTTAATGTAAAATGGCGAGTCGGCAACATTTAGCTTCTCGCTTGGTTTGTCGACATTAATGGTTGGCGGCAGTACTTTATGGTGCAGGGCAAGCGCTGCTTTAATGACACCAGCTGTGCCCGCAGTCGATTTTGTATGTCCGATCTGCGATTTCACTGAGCCTAACGCAATATGTTGTTTTTGCTCATTGTTCTCACTAAATACCGAGGTTAGGCCGTTAAATTCGGCGACATCACCTGCAGCTGTGCCAGTTCCGTGCGCCTCAATTAAACCCACGGTTTCAGGGGCAAAACCTGCATCTTCATAAGCACGTTTTAGCGCTTTGGCTTGGCCTTCAGGGCGCGGCGCATAAATAGATTTGAATTTACCGTCAGATGATGAACCCACGCCTTTGATCACCGAGTAGATACGGTCGCCATCGCGCTCAGCGTCTTCAAGACGTTTTAGCGCCAACATACCAATGCCTTCGCCAATCATCATACCTTTTGAATCGATATCAAATGGTTGAATGGTGTCGTTGGTGGTAAATGCTGGCGTTTTTGAAAAGCTCATGTACATTTGCGGTGAGTTGTCGGTACAAACGCCGCCAGTGATCATCATTTCACTGCGACCTTCAACTAACTCCGTTAGTGCCATACGCATTGCAGCAAGCGAGCCTGCACAAGCGGCATCAACCACGCAGTTCATGCCGCCAAAGTTAAAGCGGTTGGCAATACGGCCTGCAATCACATTGCCCAATGAGCCTGGGAATGAATTCTCTTCCCAGTGAATGTATTGGTCTTGGAATTTCTTGATCAGCATTTCGCTGTCAGCATCGCTAATGCCGCTGTTTTTAAATACCTTTTTTAGCACTGGATATTGCAAGCGCGCCGATAGCGAGTGATTAATTTTCTGACCGCCGCCCACGCCTAAGGTAATACCAATTTTGTTGGTATCGTAATCGTCACTTACGCCAGCGTCAGCAAGCACTTCTTTGGCAATTACGAGTGACAAGAGCTGTGAGGTGTCGGTTAACTCAAGAATGTTCGGCGGTAAGCCAAACTCCATAGGGTTGAAGTCGACTTCAGGAATAAAGCCGCCACGTTTACAGTAGCTTTTATCTGGCGCGTTTTTGTCGGTGTCAAAGTAATCGTCGATTTGCCAGTGGCTATTTGGAACATCAGTGATAGCGTCGATTTTATCGCAGATCAAATCCCAAAATTGATTCAGATAGCGGGAGTTAGCAAAGATACTCGCCATGCCGACGATGGCAATAGGCGTGTCTTTTAGACGCTTGTTGAGGCGTAGGCTGTTGGCCGTCTCGTTCTCTGTAGCTGACGGCTTTTTTCCCATCGCTGAGGGCTCTTTCCCTACATTTGCTTGCTTGGTTTGGCTCATTGTGAGTCTCCAGTGCTCAGCTTTTCCTTAGCTGAAAGGTATGTTTCGTCCGTTAAATCTGGGCTGTTCAATACATGGGCGCCCGGAAAACGGTTTAAAAATGTGTGGTAATTTTTGACCAGTAACTTGCGCAGATGAAATGGCCCATCTTTTAATACATTGGCCATGTATCTGCGAGTTGCTTGAGTATGCGAGTCTTGATAAATATCGAGGTAAACCCAGTCGCTCTTATAATCAACGCCCAACAAGATGGAGTAGTTCTGATCTTGCGCGATTTTTGGCGGTAAGCTAAGCGATACCACTTGCACCACATCTTCACATGAGTGTGGTAGGGCGAGGGTGTCGGCTAGGGTTTCTGGATTTAAAGTGTAGGTTTCAACGTCACTGCCTTGAACAATCGGCAGTTGATTAAAGTATTTGTCGGGCACGCCGTCGGTTTGGAAATCATCAAGTTTAGATACGCCATAACGCTTTAAACAGCGCGCCAACCCTGAGCGAGATACATTTGGATTAATGTATTCCTGGGTGACTTTTAACAGTCTGTCGAGCGGCATTTTGAGTTGATGACGCAAACCGACAACCACGTATTCTTCCATTGGTGACAGCGTGGTATTGAGGTGATGCGGCGTATTTGGTGCATCACTTACCGAGCTACGCTTGCGCCATTTGCGCACGGTTGCTTCTGAAATATTTAAGATTTTTGCCAGCTGGCTGACACTGAAATCCGAAGTTTGAATAAACTGGCGCATTTCAGGGGTGGTGGTGGCATTGCGATGGCGAGTGGTTTTCTGCGTCATTAACTAACACGCTCCGCGCCAATGCTTGCACTGCTTATCCTTTTACTGCTTGTACACTGCAAATTTGGCTGTTTTATCGCAGCGCATTGAGTGCGGCTGATTAGTCTTATTGGATTATTGTTCATCAACGCAAGTTTTCCATAAACGCTAGCTGCGCTTTGAAAGTGACGGTTTAAATTAGTAACGCAGGTTACAGTAGGTTTCAGGTCGATACAATCACCTGGGACTTAAAAGTTAACCAGGCTAGGGTTAACATTAACAAGATTTAAGTTTCATCTGCATAAAAGTTATACGTAAGCGAATGAATTAAATGATTTTGTGGTGATTAGTGCTGAGTTTAAGCATAATGCGGTATCGTCTAGCTAGAAGTGGCTCGACCAGTTTTTGAGCTGGATTAGCGTTACATGTGTCGTATAAACACCCGAGACTAGCCCTATAAGATACTGTTTTATCAGTCATCGATAATTTATTAGTTAGGATGCCAATCAATGGCGGTAAAACAATGAGCTATTACGTCTACTTTGTTAATTTATCTTCGAAGGCGCACATCAATAAAGCGCCTGAATACTCGAGCGCGAATCCCGGCGAGAAGTTTCCAATGCCTGAACCGCTGACTCTGCAGTTGCTTGGGTTATTAAGCGATGATGAGCTGGCAAAGGTAGAGCGTATTCGCAGCTCAGAGCGCCGTGAAAAATCACTTTGGGTCAGGGCGCTGGTGCGGATTTTGCTATCGCGTCACAGTGATATTGCGCCGCAGCAGTGGCGCTTTGAGTATGGCAAACACGGCAAACCTAGACTCACAGATGCACAATTTAAACATAGTGGTATTAGTTTTAACTTAAGCCACAGTGGCGACTGGTTTATGATTGCTATTGCATGTATGAATAACCCCAATCAGTTAGCGAGCAGTGGTGATTGTCAGCCTATTATGCTCGGCGCAGATATCGAGCGCCTGCGCAGTCGCACCGATATTCACGCAATTTTAAATAACTACTTTAGTGAGTTAGAAATCACCCAGTTGCAACAGCTGCCAGAGAGTGAGCAAAGGCAGCGATTTTTTGATTTATGGGCATTGAAAGAGTCGTTTATTAAAGCGGAAGGTTCTGGATTGGCATTATCGCTAAAATCATTTGCTTTTGATTTTCGTCATGTCGTTTCGAGTAAAGCCGAATTACAAACGTTAGAAAATACAGTAAACGAGAGCACTGAAAACGAGAGCACAGCAAACGAGAGTGAGTCAATTCATTACCTGCCTACGCTTGATGGCATTGGACTAGAGTTTGATGACGCTAAACTTGGTGATATCAAAAAGACAAATCTTGCTAAGCAAAAATGGCAGGTTCAGTTTGGTTATTTAAATCAAGAATATCGCTTTGCGATTACATCTAATATAGCTGGCAAAACCAACTGGCAGTTTTCTCTAGTGGATAAAGTGCAGTTAGCGCAAATGCTAGGTCGCTAATTCTGCGAGAGCCTGTAGCTTTTATATTGATTAATTTGTTGCATAGACAAAAAAAGCCATCTCAACTGAGATGGCTTGATGTTTATAGCTACTTCTAATTGCTAGTGAACAGCAATTACTGTCTTGCTAAACGTAGGCTTTCTGGCGGCTGCTCAAAATCAGAGCGGAATGGATTAATGTCTAATCCGCCGCGACGGGTATAGCGAGCATAAACCGTTAACTTGCTGCATTGGCAGTAGCGCTTTAAGTCGGTAAAGATACGCTCGACGCATTGCTCATGAAACTCGTTATGCTGGCGGAATGAAATCAAATAGCGCAGCAGCTTTTCACGATCAATCTTTGGCCCTTGATAGCGGATCATCACGCTGCCCCAATCTGGCTGTGAAGTGATCAAGCAGTTTGACTTCAACAGGTTTGAAGTTAGGGTTTCTGCAACATTTTTACTGTCAGTACTGTCTTCAAGATACTCAGGCTTGAAGTCGTAATCGTTCACTTCAATATCTAGCTCATCGATGCAAGTGCCTGGCAGCTCAACAATACGAGACTGTGGGAAGTGTTTAGGCTCAATGACTTTAACTTTTACCTCGCCTTGAGCGCAATCAGCCAAATCTTTGCTGATGGTTTGCTCTAGCATTTCCACACTGTCGATACGAGTTTGGTTAAAGCTATTGAGATACAGCTTAAATGACTTAGATTCAATTAAGTTAACGCTGTTGATATCTAAATAAACATCCATGATGGCAACCATAGGCTTGCCTTTGGCATTTAGCCAAGACAGCTCATAGCCGGTCCAAATATCTGAGCCATGAAAAGGTAGCTCGCCAGTTAACTCAATGGCATCACGGTTAAGTTTACGCGGGACCCCTTGCAGCAATGAAGCGTCATATTCAGCGACATAGCCAGTTGATTTACCAAGGGTTAGCTCAGCAAGTTCTGGCGCTTCATTATAAGGATCGTGATTTTGTGTCATCTAATCGGTTTCCATGTCAAAATATCGCTTTATTATAAACTACGAGTAGCTTAAGTGTCTTGTTCATCTGCCTTTGATAACTTTTTCAAACAGTATCTAAATGTGTATCAGTCATCATTATCTGAGTTGCCGCGTTATTACCCGCTAGGTGAAGCCTCTCCATGTGTGGCGGATGACGATGCCGATCTAGATGATGCGGTTTTTTGGCAGCCTCATAAGCGCCAAACTCCAGCTGATTTTGATAATGTCGCTAAGGCGCTTGAGCTTGAATTGCACGTCGATATTAATGCCTTTTACGGCCGCTATTATAGCGCGCCGCTAAATTTCACCAGCCCTTGGGGCGAGGGTGAGCTACTGCAAGCCTGGAATCAGCAAGACTTTGAATATCTACAGCAGAATATGATTGGTCACTTGATGATGAAGCAAAAGCTTAAGCATCAGCCAACCTGGTTTATTGGCGTGCTGGGTGAGGGCGACCAAATGCTGACCGTTGATAATTCTGATGGCAGCGTGTGGATTGAAATTCCAGGCGATAAACCTAAGCAGCAGTTAGCCAGCTCAATCGCTGAGTTTATTGAGCAGTTGCAAGTCATCATTAAACCGCCAGTAGCACCAATTCAGGAACAAGATGTAGTCCATGAGCATCCTGGAATATGGGCAAGAATTAAAATCATGTGGGGCAATTTAATGGGTCATCAAAAGTAAGTCGCTAGTGAGTTAAAAAAAGTGGGTCAGAGTAAAGTTTACTCTGACCCACTTTTTTATCTTTACCACTTTTCGGGCTACTGATGATCCCAGGAGATGTTAGATACAATGCGGCAGTTGTCGCAGCGAAAGTGAAACATGTCTAATAGCGGCTCATCTAACAGCCAATCTTTTGAGCCGCAGCGTGGGCATGGCCGTTGTTTTTCAGTAGCTAGGCTTTCGCCGCCCACTCTATATAAGTAGTAATAAGTAGGGATTTTAGTGAGGTACTCAATACGTCCACGTAAATCCCAGCCTCGGCGGAACAGATCGCTTTGATGGCTTGTAAGCTCTTCAAGTGCGGCATATTCCGCTTTGGTTGCTGCAGCCATTTGCA
This DNA window, taken from Shewanella maritima, encodes the following:
- a CDS encoding helix-turn-helix domain-containing protein gives rise to the protein MTQKTTRHRNATTTPEMRQFIQTSDFSVSQLAKILNISEATVRKWRKRSSVSDAPNTPHHLNTTLSPMEEYVVVGLRHQLKMPLDRLLKVTQEYINPNVSRSGLARCLKRYGVSKLDDFQTDGVPDKYFNQLPIVQGSDVETYTLNPETLADTLALPHSCEDVVQVVSLSLPPKIAQDQNYSILLGVDYKSDWVYLDIYQDSHTQATRRYMANVLKDGPFHLRKLLVKNYHTFLNRFPGAHVLNSPDLTDETYLSAKEKLSTGDSQ
- a CDS encoding 4'-phosphopantetheinyl transferase family protein, producing MSYYVYFVNLSSKAHINKAPEYSSANPGEKFPMPEPLTLQLLGLLSDDELAKVERIRSSERREKSLWVRALVRILLSRHSDIAPQQWRFEYGKHGKPRLTDAQFKHSGISFNLSHSGDWFMIAIACMNNPNQLASSGDCQPIMLGADIERLRSRTDIHAILNNYFSELEITQLQQLPESEQRQRFFDLWALKESFIKAEGSGLALSLKSFAFDFRHVVSSKAELQTLENTVNESTENESTANESESIHYLPTLDGIGLEFDDAKLGDIKKTNLAKQKWQVQFGYLNQEYRFAITSNIAGKTNWQFSLVDKVQLAQMLGR
- the queF gene encoding NADPH-dependent 7-cyano-7-deazaguanine reductase QueF (Catalyzes the NADPH-dependent reduction of 7-cyano-7-deazaguanine (preQ0) to 7-aminomethyl-7-deazaguanine (preQ1) in queuosine biosynthesis), with protein sequence MTQNHDPYNEAPELAELTLGKSTGYVAEYDASLLQGVPRKLNRDAIELTGELPFHGSDIWTGYELSWLNAKGKPMVAIMDVYLDINSVNLIESKSFKLYLNSFNQTRIDSVEMLEQTISKDLADCAQGEVKVKVIEPKHFPQSRIVELPGTCIDELDIEVNDYDFKPEYLEDSTDSKNVAETLTSNLLKSNCLITSQPDWGSVMIRYQGPKIDREKLLRYLISFRQHNEFHEQCVERIFTDLKRYCQCSKLTVYARYTRRGGLDINPFRSDFEQPPESLRLARQ
- the syd gene encoding SecY-interacting protein, coding for MSCSSAFDNFFKQYLNVYQSSLSELPRYYPLGEASPCVADDDADLDDAVFWQPHKRQTPADFDNVAKALELELHVDINAFYGRYYSAPLNFTSPWGEGELLQAWNQQDFEYLQQNMIGHLMMKQKLKHQPTWFIGVLGEGDQMLTVDNSDGSVWIEIPGDKPKQQLASSIAEFIEQLQVIIKPPVAPIQEQDVVHEHPGIWARIKIMWGNLMGHQK